The following are encoded together in the Capsulimonas corticalis genome:
- a CDS encoding glycoside hydrolase family 32 protein gives MTIDGHHNRAAGEETLYHESGRPQFHFTARRHWLNDPNGLVYFAGEYHLFFQHNPSGNNWGNMTWGHAVSADLVSWRQLDDAIAPDRLGTIYSGSAVVDYDNTSGFGDGSEPPIIAMYTAAGGSSPESEGQPFTQCLAYSNDRGRTWIKYAQNPVLPHVVGENRDPKVIWYAPGQFWVMALFLDVGNFALFTSPNLKRWTRIQTIGLPASSECPDFFPMTVEGSPADERWIIAAANGHYLVGRFDGRELTDILGPYVMDFGANFYAAQTFSDIPPADGRRIQMAWMAGGVYPGMPFNQQMSFPTVMTLHETSDGPRIFRNPVAEIETLVAGVREWRDLTVAPGENPMDEITSDLLDINAEILSGPEAVFGFRIGGVEIRYSGADRTLSCLGRSARRESSGGALPIRILADRTSIEIFADGGRTVLSFCITPSDPRPPLEFFAEGDPVRVSSLKVRTLRSSWPNSPIHS, from the coding sequence ATGACGATCGATGGGCATCACAATCGGGCGGCCGGGGAGGAGACGCTCTATCATGAGAGCGGCCGGCCGCAGTTTCACTTTACGGCGCGGCGCCACTGGCTGAACGATCCGAATGGCCTTGTCTACTTCGCGGGCGAGTACCATCTGTTCTTTCAGCATAATCCCAGCGGCAATAACTGGGGCAATATGACCTGGGGACACGCCGTGAGCGCGGATCTGGTGTCGTGGAGGCAGCTCGACGACGCGATCGCGCCGGACCGACTGGGTACGATTTATTCGGGATCCGCCGTGGTCGATTATGACAACACATCGGGGTTTGGCGACGGTTCGGAGCCGCCGATCATCGCCATGTACACCGCCGCCGGCGGCTCGTCGCCGGAATCCGAGGGGCAGCCGTTCACCCAGTGCCTTGCATACAGCAATGACCGGGGGCGCACCTGGATAAAGTACGCGCAAAATCCCGTCCTGCCGCACGTCGTCGGCGAGAACCGAGATCCCAAGGTCATCTGGTATGCGCCCGGTCAATTCTGGGTGATGGCGCTGTTTCTGGATGTCGGGAACTTCGCGCTTTTCACATCGCCGAATCTCAAGCGCTGGACGCGGATCCAGACCATCGGCTTGCCGGCCTCCAGCGAGTGCCCGGACTTTTTTCCGATGACCGTGGAGGGATCGCCGGCCGATGAGCGCTGGATTATCGCCGCCGCCAACGGGCATTATCTGGTCGGGCGTTTCGATGGTCGCGAGCTCACGGATATCCTCGGTCCATATGTGATGGACTTCGGGGCGAACTTTTACGCCGCGCAGACCTTCAGCGACATCCCGCCCGCCGACGGCCGGCGGATCCAGATGGCCTGGATGGCGGGCGGCGTTTATCCCGGAATGCCGTTCAATCAGCAGATGAGCTTCCCGACCGTGATGACCCTGCACGAAACCTCCGACGGCCCCAGGATCTTCCGCAATCCCGTCGCCGAAATCGAGACGCTCGTCGCCGGCGTTCGTGAATGGCGCGATCTTACGGTCGCTCCGGGCGAGAATCCCATGGACGAGATCACGTCGGATCTTCTCGACATCAATGCGGAGATTCTGTCGGGGCCCGAAGCCGTCTTTGGATTTCGGATCGGCGGCGTGGAAATCCGTTACTCCGGCGCGGACCGCACTCTCTCGTGCCTGGGACGCTCCGCGCGCCGGGAAAGCAGCGGCGGCGCCTTGCCAATACGGATTTTAGCGGATCGCACGTCGATCGAAATCTTTGCCGACGGCGGCCGCACGGTGCTCTCATTCTGCATCACGC